The following proteins are co-located in the Micromonospora viridifaciens genome:
- the fdhD gene encoding formate dehydrogenase accessory sulfurtransferase FdhD translates to MGRATDRRGVLRIDLDAAAGGRTRVRRQDTLAVEEPLEIRVGPAGPGRRKPLAVTMRTPGDDLDLAIGFLLTEGLIRSAEDVHTAQLCAGAETPNTYNVVDVVLTPGVPEPTTDPARNFYTTSSCGVCGKASIDAVRTRSWFSVRDDALRVAAELLAALPDRLRAAQRAFDRTGGLHAAGLFTADGELVVLREDVGRHNAVDKVVGWAVREHRLPLAGHVLLVSGRASFELTQKAWMAGVPLLAAVSAPSTLAVELAEEAGMTLVGFLRGQTMNVYAGAQRISD, encoded by the coding sequence ATGGGACGGGCTACTGACCGGCGCGGGGTGCTCCGGATCGATCTCGACGCGGCGGCCGGTGGGCGCACCCGGGTACGGCGGCAGGACACCCTGGCGGTGGAGGAGCCGCTGGAGATCCGGGTCGGCCCGGCCGGCCCGGGCCGGCGGAAGCCGCTGGCGGTGACCATGCGTACGCCCGGTGACGACCTGGACCTGGCGATCGGGTTTCTGCTCACCGAAGGGCTGATCCGGTCGGCCGAGGACGTGCACACCGCGCAGCTCTGCGCCGGCGCGGAGACGCCGAACACCTACAACGTGGTCGACGTGGTGCTCACCCCGGGCGTACCCGAGCCGACCACCGACCCGGCGCGCAACTTCTACACGACCAGCTCGTGCGGGGTGTGCGGTAAGGCGAGCATCGACGCCGTACGCACCCGGTCGTGGTTTTCCGTGCGGGACGACGCGCTCCGGGTGGCCGCGGAACTGCTGGCCGCCCTGCCGGACCGGCTGCGCGCGGCGCAGCGCGCCTTCGACCGCACCGGCGGCCTGCACGCGGCCGGCCTCTTCACCGCCGACGGTGAGCTGGTGGTGCTGCGCGAGGACGTCGGCCGGCACAACGCGGTGGACAAGGTGGTCGGCTGGGCCGTCCGGGAGCACCGGCTGCCGCTCGCCGGGCACGTGCTGCTGGTCTCCGGCCGGGCCAGCTTCGAGCTGACCCAGAAGGCGTGGATGGCGGGCGTGCCGCTGCTGGCGGCGGTCTCGGCACCCAGCACCCTCGCCGTCGAGCTGGCCGAGGAGGCCGGGATGACCCTGGTCGGCTTCCTGCGCGGCCAGACGATGAACGTCTACGCGGGCGCACAGCGGATCAGCGATTAG
- the mobA gene encoding molybdenum cofactor guanylyltransferase produces the protein MTAYAAIVLSGGAARRMGGVDKPARPVGGRPMLHRVLAAVADAAPRIVVGPAGPLPEDVRLTREEPPGGGPVAATAAGLALLDPGTPTVALLAGDLPLLTPAALADLRGALDGSAADVTCYVNGSAADVACYVDGEGRRQQLCAVWRAAALRAAVDRLAAERGGTVDGAPVRGLLAGAVVREVSWSGSGPPPWFDCDTDEDVRRAEEWTR, from the coding sequence GTGACGGCGTACGCGGCGATCGTGCTCTCAGGCGGCGCGGCCCGCCGGATGGGCGGGGTGGACAAGCCGGCGCGTCCGGTCGGCGGCCGGCCGATGCTGCACCGGGTGCTGGCCGCGGTCGCCGACGCCGCGCCGCGGATCGTGGTCGGCCCGGCCGGCCCGCTCCCCGAGGACGTACGCCTGACCCGCGAGGAGCCGCCGGGTGGTGGCCCGGTCGCCGCCACCGCCGCCGGGCTGGCCCTGCTCGACCCCGGTACGCCCACGGTCGCGCTGCTCGCCGGGGACCTGCCGCTGCTCACCCCGGCGGCGCTGGCCGACCTGCGGGGCGCGCTCGACGGGTCGGCGGCGGACGTCACCTGCTACGTCAACGGGTCGGCGGCCGATGTCGCCTGCTACGTCGACGGTGAGGGCCGCCGGCAGCAGCTCTGCGCGGTGTGGCGGGCCGCCGCGCTGCGGGCCGCCGTCGACCGGCTGGCCGCCGAGCGGGGCGGCACGGTCGACGGGGCCCCGGTACGCGGGCTGCTGGCCGGCGCGGTGGTCCGGGAGGTTTCCTGGTCCGGCTCCGGGCCGCCGCCCTGGTTCGACTGCGACACTGACGAGGACGTACGCCGGGCCGAGGAGTGGACGCGATGA
- a CDS encoding DUF6457 domain-containing protein, protein MTVMDDWVTAACAELGLDPGEVSVPVVLDLAKDVAHQVLRPGAPVTAYLLGVAVGRGADPAATAARLSELAGSWPVELDGTAPTG, encoded by the coding sequence ATGACGGTGATGGACGACTGGGTCACGGCGGCCTGCGCCGAGCTGGGGCTCGACCCGGGCGAGGTGTCGGTGCCGGTCGTGCTCGACCTGGCGAAGGACGTGGCCCACCAGGTGCTGCGCCCGGGTGCGCCGGTCACCGCGTACCTGTTGGGGGTGGCCGTGGGGCGGGGGGCCGACCCGGCCGCGACGGCCGCGCGGCTCAGCGAGCTGGCCGGCTCCTGGCCGGTCGAGCTGGACGGGACCGCGCCGACCGGGTAG
- a CDS encoding T3SS (YopN, CesT) and YbjN peptide-binding chaperone 1 encodes MTADHPSAPADEPAGAAPEQYESILLDEPSTADLRAKVTEAWREFARALADRLHGLPAGTQLELTLDPTASGTGDAVYSISVEVGEEGRLSARAVGNATLPQGYRLDRAAVADMIALGWSPPGVVEGSGDQFGLDCATEESVRLAAVLSRTLRDVYGAPHPAFLVYLVYDAEGEPLPVEPLGTARSEFGPDRGVATDLDEALAATTTGRTDDDVLALEDRVRTVVSTMLRSKSDQLQVDSDGDINIRAGSAMVFVRVRDNPPLVDVFSPVLTEVEPTERLYVKLSELTNRMPIGRLYCADDTVWASIPVFGRNFQPTHLMLAVQVMTGLADELDDRLHGEFGGKRFFGEGDKPSPRAQPEHRTGMYL; translated from the coding sequence ATGACGGCAGACCACCCCTCGGCGCCGGCCGACGAGCCCGCCGGCGCAGCGCCGGAGCAGTACGAGTCGATTCTGCTGGACGAGCCGAGCACGGCCGACCTCCGGGCCAAGGTGACCGAGGCCTGGCGGGAGTTCGCGCGGGCGCTGGCCGACCGGCTGCACGGCCTGCCCGCCGGTACGCAGCTGGAGTTGACCCTCGACCCCACCGCCTCCGGCACCGGGGACGCCGTCTACTCGATCAGCGTGGAGGTCGGCGAGGAGGGGCGGCTGTCGGCCCGCGCGGTCGGCAACGCGACGCTGCCGCAGGGCTACCGGCTGGACCGGGCCGCGGTGGCCGACATGATCGCGCTCGGCTGGTCTCCGCCCGGGGTGGTGGAAGGATCCGGCGACCAGTTCGGCCTGGACTGCGCGACGGAGGAGAGCGTCCGGCTGGCGGCCGTGCTGTCCCGGACCCTCCGGGACGTCTACGGCGCCCCGCACCCTGCCTTTTTGGTGTACCTGGTGTACGACGCCGAGGGGGAGCCGCTGCCGGTGGAGCCGCTGGGCACCGCCCGCAGCGAGTTCGGCCCGGACCGGGGCGTGGCGACCGACCTCGACGAGGCGCTGGCCGCCACGACAACCGGCCGGACCGACGACGACGTGCTCGCGCTGGAGGATCGGGTGCGTACGGTCGTCTCCACCATGCTGCGGTCCAAGTCCGACCAGTTGCAGGTCGACTCGGACGGCGACATCAACATCCGGGCCGGCTCGGCGATGGTCTTCGTCCGGGTACGCGACAACCCGCCCCTGGTCGACGTCTTCTCCCCGGTGCTCACCGAGGTCGAGCCGACCGAACGCCTCTACGTCAAGCTCTCCGAGCTGACCAACCGGATGCCGATCGGCCGCCTCTACTGCGCGGACGACACGGTCTGGGCCTCGATTCCGGTGTTCGGCCGTAACTTCCAGCCGACCCACCTGATGCTCGCCGTCCAGGTGATGACCGGCCTGGCCGACGAGCTGGACGACCGGCTGCACGGCGAGTTCGGCGGCAAGCGCTTCTTCGGCGAGGGCGACAAACCGTCCCCCCGCGCCCAACCAGAACACCGCACCGGCATGTACCTCTAA